The Scomber japonicus isolate fScoJap1 chromosome 12, fScoJap1.pri, whole genome shotgun sequence sequence GGTGTGGCGACAGCAGGCAGCCTCACCTCGGCAACAGCCAATATTACAGATTCAGTTCATTCCAACATGGACCGTAAGAAAGTGGAGAAGATGATTCAGGACTACCAGGAGAAGATCAAAGACATCAGAGAGTGTTTGGATTTCGTACAGGTGAGGAAATGTTTGATCTGAATTTTAACTGAAGCCGGTCCCGAATAAGTTTGGGAATAGCAGGCACATTTTCAATTCACACCAAAATAATATGCCATacttttagaaaataaaatgaaatactaCATTCTcagtggaagagagagagggggccCGAGAGGGagcccctcctctccttctctctccctcctctcccccctcctgcCTCGGAGAAGTGCCGTGTCTCTGAACTTGGGGGACTTTACACAGTCACAGTTACACAGTTTAGGGCCACTTTTGTACATTTCActaatttagttttttccttGATTTGGGCATACAAAGATGGATGATGATCCCAAAGATGTTTGCACATATTGGACGTGTTGGAGCCTTTAGTAGCAACTTTCCGGCGACACTTTTTAAATCCCTGAAATGGTCCCACACTGCTGACtcgtgtgtttgtttggtggaTATGGAGTATCACTTCCCTCTGCCATTTTCCAGCTTTTTGACTTACTGGGTAACCTGGATGTGTGTGACACGCTGAGCACACAGTATGACCACACGTCCACATAAACAGGATGTGTCTCCCGTCTCGACTCAAGAGAAAGTTTCCACTACCCCAACCTCACGAGATACCATAACTTATAACAATTCTTGCAGTTGTCTTAGTAATAGTAAAACTGGATAATCCTAACATCCCTAACGCTGAAACACATGACACAACATGGTAATTACAACATTTGATTACATCGACTGAAAATGATCATTCTCACCCGTCTTTGTCCGCTGCAGGAAGGTATGGACACCCTGCAGGACTGGGACTTTGAGAAATACATGCAGAGCACCAACAAGAAGGCTCTGAACCGCAACATCAAGCACGtgattaaggagggaggacgcGCTGGGAAAAAACTCATGATCAACACCGACAAGCTCATCAGCACTGTGCAGGTCCTGGGTGCTGCAGGCGGCGCCGCCAAAGCCGCCCAGGCCATCAGCGTCACCACGGGGGTGATGTCGGCCCTCTTCTTGGCTCTGGACGTCTTCTTCCTGGCCAAGGATTCTCACGACCTCCGTAAGGGCGCCAAAACTAAGTTTGCCGCCAAGGTAAGAGAAGTGTGTAAAGAACTTCAAGATGGACTCCTGGAGATGAACAAAGTGAAGACAGACCTGCAGAAGACGATGGACGGCATTGAGGTGGAGGAGTACGAAGAGAttcaggaggtggaggaggaggtggaggacgaTCTTGAGTCCGACCCAAAGAAGCTGgctgagctggaggaggagctggaccTGATCGAAGAGAAACTGGATATGAAAGTCGAGGTGGAGCAGAAGAAGAGTAAAGAGAcggagaaggaaaaggaagagaagaagagcaagaaggagaaaaagcaggagaaggaaaaaggagagctggaggaaaagaaggagaaaggtgGTGGAGAGGATGAGGTGGAGTTAGAGAAGACTTCTgatgaagacaaagaagaaaacaaggagaaaagcagcaaaggaGTAATAATGACAAAAGAACAATCTCAGAAAGGAaccaaaaagaacaaagaaactGAAAACCAAATAACAGCCGGAAAAGAGAAGTATGAGAATAAGCAAGACAAGGTTAAAGAAGATAGCAGCATGAATAAAACTACTGATAACAcgcagaaagaaaaagaggaggacaCTATGAGCAGATCATACCAGAGTGGAAATACTGAAAGTCAAAGAAGcaagagcagcagagaagaagaaagaggcaTGAGCAGAAAGGCTGAATGGGAAGTGAAGAAAGAGGTGGAGAGCACGAGGAGGCACAACAGCAGGAGCAATGCAGACAAGGAGAGGAGTGATAGAGGGAGTAAACACGAAACGacaaggagcagcagcagagaaagccggaggaggggagaggaagacagaggagTGAGGGACTGGAGAGCAGAAATGACGAgaagtagagaaggagagaggagaggaagcaaAGACTCTcagaaggagatggagagaggggtGAAAAGAGAGGATGATGAGAGGAGTCATGAAAGTCACAAAACGACTGCGCAGAGGAGGGAGCGCTCGGAAAGAGAGCCGGGGGTCGACCGGGAGGAGTCGAAGAGGAGCCACCACCGCTACGATGAGcgcagggagagaggaggagacgagaAACGAGGGAGCCGGGTGGAGAGCGCCAGGAGACAGTTTGAGAGAGGAggcgaggaggagagagggaagaggagggaggacggagagagtcggaggagagacagggagcACGAACACAGCCGCAGAGGATCTCGCCCTCGCTCCGACTTGCTGAAGGAGGATGGactttatatttagttttaaacattataaacataaatatgacTATATCACATTAGAGGCAGTTTATTGTATGGAAATGTTATATAATCATGACTTATTTGGAATAATGTCATTCCTGACATTGTGGAGAAAACTTTGCTGGTCTGGGAAGCAACTGATACCGCTGCTGTTGAAAATATAGACAAACACTTTTTAGAAATATATCAGCAAGACGTCACCAACGTCAGACAGTTTAAAATCCTGGTGGCTCAAACATCTGCTGTTGTCTCTTTTACTGCTGGACGCTGACATTttgaacaaaacaaagcaaatctGACCTTGAGTTTAAATGAtgtaactttaaatgtattgttagtACATGATGTATTTTGTTGTCTGTATTACTGGTGTTTCAGGGTACAAAGAGACATTTTGATGCCCAGTGTTATTGCCAAAGACTGTTACAGATTGTTAAAGACTGTTAAAGACGCCTTTATTATTATAGACAAACTGTTTATTTCACTAAAAAGGCCGATATGACTGTTACACATCATTATATTTCAGGTGTTTTACAAACACTACAGCTCTTCCTGGAAAGTGCACCAGACTTTATAGACCAACAATGATCATTTCTGTCCTTAGCTGGTCTCAGTGAGCGGGATCAGGTCGTCACTGTGAACCTGTGATTCACTCAGTGCACTTTAACCTGGTTGTCCTCCAGTCTGCACTCCTAGGTTTAATAacactttaataaaaacatgaattattagTACATGATGTATGTTATCACCAGTATTACTGGTGTTTCAGGgtaaaatgagacattttgaTGCCCAGTAGCACTGTCAAAGACTGTCAAAGACTGTTAAATACTGTTAAAGATGCCTTTATTATAGACAAACTGTGTTATTATTTCACTATAAAGGCCGATATGACTGTTACACATCATAAGCCATTATATTTCAGGTGTTGTACAAACACTACAGCTCGTCCTGGGAAATGCACCAGAATTTATAGACTAATAATCAGCATTTCTGTCCTTACGTAGCTGGTCTCAGTGAGCGGGATCAGGTCGTCACTGTGAACCTGTGATTCACTCAGTGCACTTTAACCTGGTCGACCTCCAATCTGCACTCTGTTTTTTAAAGTCAATCATGACTTAATCCAGTCTTCTAATGTTTCTGCAATATTATGCAATGATACACTTTATTTTCTAATATTTGATaatgtatgtattattttttttacatatggGTTCTTTTCTATGGTACGGGTTTCATATAATTCTTTATTAAAGTTACTGAAATGTGAAACAGTGTCATCTGTTCATCTTCAGCTTGTACTCAGCTTGTtttctggttgttgttttttgcttgGTGAGGTTATTTGTTTCTGAAACACACAACACCTCTTATAACAGTTTAACATACCTTATactttagtaagtaagtaaaatgtatttataaatcaCTCAATGaccagtggagagagacagagagctgaaCTGGGATGAGATGGTGAAAGATCTGCTGTATCATCTATTAATCATCTTTTTAACAACACTTTTAATTTTATAGCTATATACGTAATACACATGATGCAACATGGTAGTTACAGCATTTGATTACATTGACTGAAAACAATCATTGTCTCCCTTCTGTCCTGTCTGTGTCCCGCTGTAGGAAGGTATGGACACCCTGCAGGACTTGGACTTTGAGAAATACATGCAGAGCGCTGCCAAGGATGCTCTGAACCACAACATCAAGCACTTGATGAAGGAGAGCGGACGCGCTGGGAAAGCTCTGATGATCAACACCGACCAGCTCATCAGCACCGTGCAGGTCCTGGGAGCTGCAGGCGGCGCCGCCAAAGCCGCCCAGGCCATCAGCGTCACCACGGGGGTGATGTCGGCCCTCTTCTTGGCTCTGGATGTCTTCTTCCTGGCCAAGGACTCTCACGAGCTCCACAAGGGTGCCAAAACTAAGTTCGCCACCAAGATAAGAGATGTGTGTAAAGAACTTCAAGATGGACTCCTGGAGCTGAACAAAGTGAAGACGGAGCTGCAGAAAACGATGGACGGCATCGAGGTGGAGGAGTACGAGGAGATcaaggaggtggaggtggaggtggatgaCGATTTTGAGTCGGACCCCAAGAAGCTGGCTGcgctggaggaggagctggaccTGATCGAAGAGAAACTGGACATGAAGGTCGAGGTGGAGCAGAAGAAGAGTAAAGAGAcggagaaggaaaaggaggagaagagcaagaaggagaaggagaaaaagcagGAGACGAGCGTGAAGGAGAAATTAGAgctggaggaaaagaaggaagctGAGACTAAGAAGGAGAAAGGTGGTGGAGAGGATAAGTTGGTGGTGGAGTTACAGAAGACTtcagatgaagacaaaaaagaaaacaaggagaaaagcagcaaagcaGTAAAAACGACAAAAGACGAAGTTTTACAAGAACAATCTCAGAAAGGAAccaaaaaggacaaagaaaCTGAAAACCGAATAACAGccggaaaagagaaaaatgaaagtaaGGTTAAAGAAGATAGCAGCACGAATAAAACGACAGATaagaagcagaaagaaaaacaggaggaCGCTACGAGCAGATCATACCGGAGTGGAAATACTGAAAGGGAAAGTCAAAGAAGcaagagcagcagagaagaagaagaaagagggatgagcAGAAAGGCTGAATGCAAGGTGGAGAAGAAAGAGGTGCAGAGCACGAGCGCAAGGAGGCACAACAGCAGGAGCGAcgcagagaaggagaggagtgaTAGAGGGAGCAAACACGAAatgagagagagcgacagagaaagaaagagcagcagcagcaacagagggaaagagaacgACACGACCGAGAGCCGGAGGAGGGGAGAGCAAGACAGAGGAGTGAGGGACTGGAGAGTAGACACGACGAGAAgtagagaagagaggagaggaagcaaAGACTCTcagaaggagatggagagagggatgacGGTGGCACAGAGGAGGGAGCGTTTGGAAAGAGAGCAGGGGAGCAGCCGGGAGGAGACAAATAGGAGCAACAGCAACCACCATGATGAAGAGCgcagggagaggggaggagaagagaaacgAGGGAGCCGGGTAGAGAGCGCCAGGAGGCAGTTTGAGAGAGGAggcgaggaggagagagggaagaggagagaggaaggagagggtcGGAAGAGAGAGGACGGAGAGAGTCGGAAGAGAGAGGACGGAGAGAGtcggaggagagaggatggagagagtcggaggagagaggaaggagagactCGGAGGAGAGACAGGGAACACAGCCGCAAAGGATCTCGCCCCAACTCTCTGAAGGAAGACGGACTTTATATTTAGATTTAAGGATTATGAAGATAAATACGACTATATCATATTTAAAGACAAACTCAGGTGTCATAcggacattttaaaaagtccaaACAGGCTGTGACGTTATCTTTTACTGACATGTTCTGACTGAAAAACCTCAGTCATCCTCTTAAAGTTCAGTTTAAGCTTTCCTGCTGAATCTGATGTAAAATACAGCATGTAGAGTCTGCTAGTTGCTCTTAATAATCTTATAAATTGTGTCTAATGccttatgatgatgatttattaaCGTAAAATCTGCTAGTTGCACCTAATAATCTTACAAGTAGTGTTTCTACctcatgatgatgatttattatcattatttagcTGCTTTAGTGAAGATTAGAGCTTCATTTTGCAGACTGGAAGTGTGGATCCGTTGCAGAGAGCAGGAAATGACCAAGTGGTAAAAACTAAAGTAAAGAACTGACTAAAGCTTACAGGAATGTCTGCCTGCTGTGAAAGAGTGAAATGAGTTGCAGGTTTAAGTTAATCAAACTGTTTGCAGAGTCATCATTCATTAGTGACACATTTGTTCCATCTAACCTtcataaatatgtaaaacatgAAATCGTAGTACATGATGTGTTATTGTCTGTGTTATATGTGTTTTAGGGTAAAATGAGATATTTTGATGCCCAGTAGGACTGTTAAAGATTGTTAAAGACGCCTCTATTATAGACTaatggtttgtttttaattcacaAGCCGATAGGACTGTCACAAATCATGAGTCATTATATTTCAGGTGTGTTACTAACACTGTCACACTGAGTTTTAAAGTTAATGATGACTACTTAATCCAGTTTTCTAGTATTTCTAGGATATTGTGCAATGATTCACTTAGTTTTCTGGTATTTGGTaatgtattcatgtatttatgtagttttgtatttatttatatagattCTTTTCAATGGTGCTGGTTTCTTATCTTTATTAAAGTTACTGAAGCGTGATACTGTTTGATCTGTTTATTTCAGCTTCTGCTTTTTGTTTCCTGGTTGTGGTTTTCTCTTCACGAGGTAATTTGCTTCTGAAATACAAAACGACTCGTGATAGTTTAACCTACTTATACATTAGTAAGTtagttaaatgtatttatacagtgCCTTTCATTGATATTAGTCACACAGTGCTTTACATaggcaaaataaaacataccaaaaaaaaagaaa is a genomic window containing:
- the apold1a gene encoding apolipoprotein L6; the encoded protein is MSECDSKHLDEESTVEVQPVEMAAYPTENSMPEAEEEIDELTDWWNTVKGWVEWNELSNFQEGDQEMAMEQAADRVYMAAKLFVRLFNQRGASLQQIILELLAVADSADQFHKKTLQAAVGGGVASVAGSVATITGLILAPFTFGASIIVTAVGIGVATAGSLTSATANITDSVHSNMDRKKVEKMIQDYQEKIKDIRECLDFVQEGMDTLQDWDFEKYMQSTNKKALNRNIKHVIKEGGRAGKKLMINTDKLISTVQVLGAAGGAAKAAQAISVTTGVMSALFLALDVFFLAKDSHDLRKGAKTKFAAKVREVCKELQDGLLEMNKVKTDLQKTMDGIEVEEYEEIQEVEEEVEDDLESDPKKLAELEEELDLIEEKLDMKVEVEQKKSKETEKEKEEKKS